The following proteins are co-located in the Chryseobacterium daecheongense genome:
- the odhB gene encoding 2-oxoglutarate dehydrogenase complex dihydrolipoyllysine-residue succinyltransferase, which produces MSVLEMKVPSPGESITEVEIATWLVKDGDYVEKDQPIAEVDSDKATLELPAEQSGVITLKAEEGEVVQVGQVVCLIDVDAPKPEGAAAPAAEAPKKEEAPKPAPVQEAPKPVAQPAAATQTYATGTPSPAAKKILDEKGIDAGQVTGSGRDGRVTKTDAELAAVPAMGSVSSTNGSRATTTTKLSVLRRKIASRLVSVKNETAMLTTFNEVDMSEIFRIRKQYKEEFAQKHGVGLGFMSFFTKAVTRALQMYPDVNASIDGDFKINYDFCDISIAVSGPKGLMVPVLRNAEDMTFRSIEANIKDLATKVRDGKISVDEMTGGTFTITNGGTFGSMMSTPIINPPQSAILGMHNIIQRPVAVDGQVVIRPMMYVAMSYDHRIIDGKESVGFLVAVKEGIDNPVEILMGGDERKALEL; this is translated from the coding sequence ATGTCAGTTTTAGAAATGAAAGTTCCTTCACCGGGCGAATCAATAACAGAAGTTGAAATCGCGACTTGGCTTGTGAAAGATGGTGATTATGTAGAAAAAGATCAACCAATCGCGGAGGTAGACTCAGACAAAGCAACTCTTGAACTTCCAGCTGAGCAAAGTGGTGTAATTACTTTAAAAGCAGAAGAAGGTGAAGTTGTACAAGTAGGTCAGGTAGTTTGCTTAATTGATGTAGATGCTCCTAAACCAGAAGGGGCAGCTGCTCCTGCTGCTGAAGCTCCTAAGAAAGAAGAGGCTCCAAAACCAGCACCTGTTCAGGAAGCTCCAAAACCGGTTGCACAACCTGCGGCTGCTACACAGACATATGCAACGGGAACTCCGTCTCCTGCTGCTAAAAAAATTCTTGATGAGAAAGGAATAGATGCAGGGCAAGTTACCGGATCCGGAAGAGATGGAAGAGTTACTAAAACTGATGCAGAATTAGCTGCTGTTCCTGCTATGGGAAGTGTATCTTCTACTAATGGTTCAAGAGCAACAACGACTACTAAGCTTTCAGTTCTAAGAAGAAAAATCGCTTCAAGACTGGTTTCTGTAAAGAATGAAACGGCAATGTTAACTACTTTCAACGAGGTTGACATGTCTGAGATCTTCAGAATCAGAAAACAATATAAAGAAGAGTTTGCCCAAAAACACGGAGTTGGACTAGGTTTCATGTCTTTCTTTACAAAAGCTGTTACAAGAGCTTTGCAAATGTATCCTGATGTAAATGCATCTATCGATGGAGATTTCAAAATCAACTATGATTTCTGTGATATTTCAATCGCGGTTTCAGGTCCTAAAGGATTAATGGTTCCTGTATTGAGAAATGCTGAAGACATGACTTTCAGAAGTATTGAAGCAAACATCAAAGATTTGGCTACTAAAGTAAGAGATGGTAAAATCAGTGTTGATGAAATGACTGGTGGTACATTCACAATTACAAATGGTGGTACTTTCGGATCTATGATGTCTACTCCGATTATCAATCCTCCACAATCTGCAATCCTGGGAATGCACAACATTATTCAAAGACCTGTAGCAGTAGATGGGCAGGTAGTTATCCGTCCTATGATGTACGTTGCAATGTCTTATGACCACAGAATTATTGATGGAAAAGAATCCGTAGGGTTCCTTGTAGCTGTAAAAGAAGGTATCGATAATCCTGTTGAGATTTTAATGGGCGGTGATGAAAGAAAAGCTCTGGAATTATAA
- a CDS encoding thioredoxin family protein produces MKKLSIAAFLIAGTFVFSQETKRTEDVKDSRDKALIVKTDHAELDAKRKAAEEKAKLPKPYDPKADAQKDINKLIAQAKKENKNIMIQAGGNWCIWCLRFNQFVQTTPELKNIVDKNYLYYHLNFSPDNKNEKVFAQYGNPGDKFGYPVFIVLDKNGKMIHVQQSDVLEQDKGYNLEKVKAFFNEWIPKS; encoded by the coding sequence ATGAAAAAATTATCAATAGCAGCTTTCCTGATCGCAGGTACTTTTGTTTTTTCACAGGAAACAAAGAGGACTGAGGATGTTAAGGATTCAAGAGATAAGGCATTAATTGTAAAGACTGATCATGCAGAACTGGATGCCAAAAGAAAAGCCGCTGAGGAGAAGGCTAAGTTACCGAAGCCATATGATCCGAAAGCGGATGCTCAAAAAGATATTAATAAACTGATTGCTCAGGCAAAAAAAGAAAATAAAAATATTATGATCCAGGCCGGTGGAAATTGGTGTATCTGGTGTTTACGCTTTAATCAGTTTGTACAAACCACACCTGAATTAAAAAATATTGTTGATAAAAATTATTTATACTATCATCTTAATTTCTCTCCGGACAACAAAAATGAAAAAGTTTTTGCTCAATATGGTAATCCGGGAGATAAATTCGGATATCCTGTGTTTATTGTTCTGGATAAAAATGGTAAAATGATTCATGTTCAGCAAAGTGATGTTCTGGAACAGGATAAAGGATATAATCTTGAAAAAGTAAAAGCATTTTTCAACGAATGGATACCTAAATCATAA
- a CDS encoding 2-oxoglutarate dehydrogenase E1 component produces MDRFSFLNAAHSQLIEDLYQQYLKFPDSLEPSWKAFFQGFDFALENYGDEDNIQYIQAPATTAPAVQQISQAVSNGEVPEHIKKEFKVVNLIEAYRTRGHLFTKTNPVRERRHYTPTLDIENFGLSKEDLNTKFNCAVETGMKEPATLQDIIKHLENIYCDSIGVEYTYINNVEEKDFIKKWLQVNENHPSLSANEKTEILLKLNQAVAFENYLHTKFVGQKRFSLEGGETLIPALDQLISRSSQLGVDEVVLGMAHRGRLNVLSNIFGKSYKQIFSEFEGKEFEEDVFSGDVKYHLGSSKKIKTASGEEVSINLTPNPSHLETVAALVEGICRAKVDDKYKGDYSKILPIVIHGDGAIAGQGIVYEVAQMMTLEGYKTGGTVHIVVNNQVSFTTNYADARSSTYCTDIAKVTESPVMHVNADDAEAVVHAIHFAADFRAKFGKDVYIDLLGYRKYGHNEGDEPRFTQPNLYKLISKHPNPREIYKDKLIQDSIVSNDILKKMETDFKELLDKDFDASKEIEKNAMDVFMSDDWTNYPIAKRGAMQSPVDTKYDLAKLKELAIKMSTLPADKKFINKITRLFENRVKAIEGDSLDWALGEWLAYATLLAEGHNIRISGEDVERGTFSHRHAVVKTEDTEEEYIPLRHISESRFDVYNSHLSEYGVLGFDYGYAMASPNTLTIWEAQFGDFVNGAQIIVDQYLAAAEEKWKIQNGLVMLLPHGSEGQGAEHSSARLERFLTLCANENMVVANITSPANYFHLLRRQLKWTYRKPLVVMSPKSLLRHPKVVSPLEDFANGTFQPILDDVTADPKKVEKVVLCSGKFYFELLAKKEELNNEDIALVRFEQLYPLQTDAIEQILSKYENRKELIWAQEEPENMGAWSYILRNFRDTGIQVIAPVPSGAPAPGSHKMFEKNQNAVINRVFNTNDAPAKRPVTA; encoded by the coding sequence ATGGACAGATTTTCATTCCTAAACGCAGCTCATTCTCAGTTAATTGAGGATTTATACCAACAGTACTTAAAATTCCCGGATTCTTTAGAGCCATCATGGAAAGCCTTCTTTCAAGGCTTTGATTTTGCTTTGGAGAACTACGGTGATGAAGATAACATCCAATACATTCAAGCTCCAGCTACTACTGCTCCTGCAGTACAGCAAATATCTCAGGCGGTATCAAACGGAGAAGTTCCTGAGCACATCAAGAAAGAATTTAAAGTAGTAAACCTTATTGAGGCTTACAGAACAAGAGGGCATTTGTTTACAAAAACAAATCCGGTAAGAGAAAGAAGACACTATACACCTACTCTGGATATCGAGAACTTCGGGCTGAGCAAGGAGGATTTAAATACGAAATTTAACTGTGCTGTTGAAACAGGGATGAAAGAGCCTGCAACATTGCAGGATATCATTAAGCACCTGGAAAACATTTATTGTGACTCTATCGGTGTTGAATATACTTATATCAACAATGTTGAAGAGAAGGATTTTATCAAAAAATGGTTGCAGGTAAATGAAAACCATCCAAGTCTTTCAGCCAATGAAAAAACTGAGATCTTATTGAAGTTGAATCAGGCTGTAGCTTTTGAAAATTATCTTCACACGAAATTTGTTGGTCAGAAAAGATTCTCACTGGAAGGAGGAGAAACATTGATTCCTGCTTTGGATCAGTTGATTTCAAGATCTTCTCAGCTTGGTGTAGATGAGGTGGTGCTTGGTATGGCTCACAGAGGAAGATTAAATGTACTATCCAATATTTTTGGAAAATCTTACAAACAGATCTTCTCTGAATTTGAAGGAAAAGAATTTGAAGAAGATGTATTCTCGGGTGATGTTAAATATCACTTAGGATCTTCTAAAAAGATCAAAACAGCTTCAGGTGAAGAAGTTTCTATCAATCTTACTCCGAACCCATCTCACCTGGAAACAGTAGCAGCTTTGGTAGAAGGGATCTGCCGTGCTAAAGTAGATGATAAATACAAAGGGGATTATTCTAAAATTTTACCGATCGTTATCCATGGGGATGGAGCTATTGCAGGACAAGGAATTGTTTATGAAGTAGCGCAGATGATGACCTTGGAAGGATACAAAACAGGAGGTACGGTGCATATTGTTGTGAATAACCAGGTTTCATTTACAACCAACTATGCAGATGCAAGATCATCCACTTATTGTACGGATATTGCAAAAGTAACTGAGTCTCCGGTAATGCACGTAAATGCTGATGACGCGGAAGCAGTAGTTCATGCAATCCACTTTGCAGCTGATTTCAGAGCGAAGTTCGGAAAAGATGTATACATCGATTTACTGGGATATAGAAAATATGGTCATAACGAAGGGGATGAACCAAGATTTACTCAACCCAATTTATATAAACTGATTTCCAAGCATCCGAACCCAAGAGAAATTTATAAGGATAAATTAATTCAAGATAGTATTGTTTCTAATGATATCCTGAAGAAAATGGAAACTGATTTCAAAGAACTTTTGGATAAAGATTTCGATGCTTCTAAGGAGATTGAGAAAAATGCAATGGATGTTTTCATGTCTGATGACTGGACAAACTATCCTATTGCAAAAAGAGGAGCAATGCAGTCTCCTGTAGATACAAAATATGATTTAGCTAAGCTTAAGGAACTGGCTATTAAAATGTCTACACTTCCTGCTGATAAGAAATTCATCAATAAGATTACAAGACTTTTCGAAAACCGTGTAAAAGCAATTGAGGGAGATTCTTTAGATTGGGCTTTAGGAGAATGGTTAGCATATGCTACATTACTTGCTGAAGGACACAACATCAGAATTTCAGGGGAAGATGTGGAAAGAGGAACTTTCTCCCACAGACATGCCGTAGTAAAAACAGAAGATACGGAAGAAGAGTATATTCCATTAAGACATATTTCTGAAAGCAGATTTGATGTTTATAACTCTCACCTTTCAGAATACGGAGTTTTAGGTTTTGATTATGGATATGCTATGGCTTCTCCAAACACGCTTACAATCTGGGAAGCTCAGTTTGGGGATTTCGTAAATGGTGCTCAGATTATTGTTGATCAATATCTGGCTGCTGCTGAAGAGAAATGGAAGATTCAGAACGGATTGGTAATGTTATTGCCACATGGTTCCGAAGGACAGGGAGCAGAACACTCTTCTGCAAGATTGGAGAGATTCTTGACACTTTGTGCAAACGAAAATATGGTGGTAGCCAATATCACTTCTCCAGCTAACTATTTCCACTTGTTGAGAAGACAATTGAAATGGACTTACAGAAAACCATTGGTTGTAATGAGCCCTAAATCATTATTAAGACATCCTAAAGTTGTTTCTCCATTAGAAGATTTTGCAAATGGAACTTTCCAGCCTATTTTGGATGATGTTACTGCAGATCCTAAAAAAGTAGAAAAAGTTGTCCTTTGTTCAGGTAAATTCTATTTTGAATTATTGGCGAAGAAAGAGGAACTTAACAATGAAGATATTGCTCTCGTTAGATTTGAACAATTGTACCCATTACAAACAGATGCGATTGAGCAGATTTTAAGCAAATATGAGAATAGAAAAGAATTGATCTGGGCTCAGGAAGAACCTGAAAATATGGGGGCATGGTCTTATATCCTTAGAAACTTCAGAGATACAGGTATTCAGGTAATAGCTCCGGTACCAAGTGGTGCTCCGGCTCCTGGTAGTCACAAGATGTTTGAGAAAAATCAGAATGCAGTAATCAACAGGGTTTTCAACACAAACGATGCGCCTGCAAAAAGACCTGTAACAGCTTAA
- a CDS encoding aldehyde dehydrogenase, which translates to MDIQEISSAQKAFFKTHKTKSIKFRKMYLEKLKEIITQNEELLYKAIEKDFGKSRFDTFTTELSFVLKDIDYYIKNLKTLSKPQKVSTNLANQIGKSLIYPEPLGCILVIGAWNYPYQLSLSPLVAALAAGNCCILKPSEIAENTMEAMAKIINENFPSEYVYVYKGGINETTDLLKLRFDKIFFTGSTKVGKIVYKAAAENLTPVTLELGGKSPAIITKEANLEVSAKRIVWGKFLNAGQTCVAPDYLVVEESVKEQFLEMLRKYIKEFKYEPGSEQYTRIINQRNFQRLIQLIQKDKVYFGGNYSEEKLYIEPTILTDIEWKDPVMEEEIFGPILPVISFTHYNQMINTITELEKPLAAYLFTNNPEEKEIFKQKITFGGGCINDVVMHLSNDHLPFGGVGNSGIGHYHGKYGFEAFSHQKSILERVTWGEPNIKYPPYSDKKLKWIKKLL; encoded by the coding sequence ATGGACATTCAGGAAATCTCATCAGCTCAGAAAGCATTTTTCAAAACACATAAAACAAAAAGTATAAAGTTCAGGAAAATGTACCTTGAAAAGCTTAAAGAAATCATCACACAGAATGAGGAGCTCTTATATAAAGCAATAGAGAAAGATTTTGGAAAATCAAGATTTGATACATTTACTACAGAGTTATCTTTTGTTCTAAAGGATATTGATTATTATATAAAAAATCTGAAAACGCTTTCAAAACCCCAAAAGGTTTCAACCAACCTTGCTAATCAGATCGGGAAAAGTCTCATTTATCCTGAACCTTTAGGATGTATTCTTGTAATTGGTGCATGGAATTACCCTTATCAACTATCCCTTTCTCCACTTGTTGCCGCCTTAGCAGCAGGAAACTGCTGTATCCTTAAACCAAGTGAAATTGCCGAAAATACAATGGAAGCAATGGCTAAAATTATCAATGAAAACTTTCCTTCTGAATATGTTTATGTCTATAAAGGTGGAATCAATGAAACGACAGATCTTTTGAAACTCAGGTTTGATAAAATATTTTTTACAGGGAGCACCAAAGTAGGAAAGATTGTTTATAAAGCTGCTGCGGAAAACCTGACGCCAGTAACCTTAGAATTGGGAGGAAAATCACCCGCCATCATTACTAAAGAAGCAAATCTTGAAGTTTCAGCCAAAAGAATCGTTTGGGGTAAGTTTTTAAACGCAGGACAAACTTGTGTTGCTCCGGATTACCTTGTTGTAGAAGAATCCGTGAAAGAGCAGTTTCTGGAAATGCTCCGGAAATACATTAAAGAATTTAAATATGAACCCGGATCAGAACAATACACAAGAATCATTAACCAAAGAAATTTTCAAAGGCTTATTCAATTGATCCAAAAGGATAAGGTATATTTCGGAGGTAATTATAGTGAAGAAAAACTTTATATAGAACCAACCATCCTAACGGATATTGAATGGAAAGATCCTGTCATGGAAGAAGAAATCTTTGGTCCGATTCTACCCGTGATTTCATTCACCCACTATAACCAAATGATCAATACGATTACAGAATTAGAGAAACCTCTTGCTGCTTATCTCTTTACGAATAACCCAGAAGAAAAAGAAATTTTTAAGCAAAAGATCACTTTTGGCGGAGGATGTATCAATGATGTGGTAATGCATTTAAGTAACGACCATCTGCCGTTTGGGGGAGTAGGAAATTCAGGAATTGGCCATTATCATGGTAAATATGGGTTTGAAGCTTTTTCACACCAGAAATCGATCCTTGAAAGGGTAACATGGGGCGAACCCAATATAAAATATCCGCCATATTCTGATAAAAAACTAAAATGGATTAAGAAACTTTTATAA
- a CDS encoding glycosyltransferase family 2 protein yields the protein MSKKLAVVILNWNGKEWLEKFLPAVVRFSADADIYVIDNLSTDNSIDYLKSQFPTVKIIYNDKNYGFAGGYNTGLKNIRADYYCLLNSDVEVTENWIAPVLDLFERDPEIVAIQPKVLSYQNKKYFEFAGAAGGLIDNLGYPYCRGRVFDDVEEDKGQYNDEVEIFWASGCCFFIRSKDFQEQNGFDERFFAHQEEIDLCWRLINTGKKIYYTGKSTVYHVGGGTLNKQSPQKTYLNIRNNLSMMLKNLPFPKLIWLIFFRLCLDSIAGIYFGLKNGFPHLWAVVRAHFSFYAQVPGTWKLRQKNQKNIFYQSKWLIFKHFIGGKKSS from the coding sequence ATGTCTAAAAAATTAGCAGTTGTTATTTTAAACTGGAATGGTAAGGAGTGGCTGGAAAAGTTTCTTCCTGCCGTTGTCCGCTTCTCGGCTGATGCGGATATATATGTTATTGACAATCTTTCTACAGATAACTCCATCGATTATCTAAAATCACAGTTTCCGACCGTAAAGATTATTTACAATGACAAAAATTATGGCTTTGCGGGCGGATATAATACCGGATTGAAAAATATCAGGGCTGACTATTACTGCCTTCTTAATTCTGATGTAGAAGTAACAGAAAACTGGATTGCCCCTGTCCTTGACCTTTTTGAAAGAGATCCTGAAATTGTAGCTATACAACCCAAGGTTTTATCCTATCAGAACAAAAAATATTTTGAATTTGCAGGTGCTGCCGGGGGATTAATAGATAATTTAGGATATCCATATTGCAGAGGAAGGGTTTTTGATGATGTAGAAGAAGACAAAGGACAGTACAATGATGAGGTAGAAATATTTTGGGCATCGGGATGTTGTTTCTTTATCCGTTCAAAGGATTTTCAGGAACAAAATGGATTTGACGAAAGATTCTTTGCCCATCAGGAAGAAATCGATTTATGCTGGAGGCTGATCAACACGGGAAAAAAAATATACTATACAGGGAAATCTACTGTTTATCATGTAGGAGGAGGAACTTTAAATAAGCAAAGTCCGCAGAAGACTTATCTGAATATCAGAAATAACCTTTCCATGATGCTTAAGAACCTTCCTTTCCCAAAACTGATCTGGCTTATTTTTTTCAGACTTTGCTTAGACAGTATAGCGGGTATTTATTTTGGATTAAAAAATGGATTTCCTCATCTTTGGGCTGTTGTAAGAGCACATTTTAGCTTTTATGCACAGGTTCCCGGAACCTGGAAACTCCGTCAGAAAAATCAAAAAAATATTTTCTATCAAAGCAAATGGCTTATATTCAAACACTTTATTGGAGGTAAAAAGTCTTCATAA
- a CDS encoding polyketide cyclase: protein MRFFKIISVIVVLLVGAYAASMYYFVDESKDFKIEKEIDYPLDKVFHQFNNLQNFTRWNNFFTNSQTIDINYYTPYEGMGSAISYVDPKNDRDGEMFIRYENPNQTLKYQLFEDKNENPTLVDVKFKALSAEKTKITWYVHTPKLSVLRRVENFWTEDRFTENIDKSMANLKNVLGNKVEKDNQMAAIKYDSLMVENEEEKLLLGINVSTSNKKDALYKNIVMNYNKVYNYVSMDLGKKEDEFGFPILITDADNYKDKEVSYFLGIPLSKKIGVTDNNFSFRSVNPTQNYVMYYKGPYAGRVKAIQQLIQKAKKDEMRFGDIRQVFMERPMDDQDVNMKLSLSVFK from the coding sequence ATGCGTTTTTTTAAAATAATAAGTGTAATTGTTGTTTTACTGGTAGGGGCTTATGCTGCTTCCATGTATTATTTTGTGGATGAAAGTAAAGATTTTAAAATTGAAAAAGAGATAGATTATCCTTTGGATAAAGTCTTTCACCAATTCAATAATTTGCAGAATTTTACCCGTTGGAATAATTTCTTTACAAATTCCCAAACTATTGATATTAATTATTATACTCCCTACGAGGGAATGGGAAGCGCTATAAGTTACGTTGATCCAAAAAATGATAGAGACGGAGAGATGTTTATCCGGTATGAAAACCCTAATCAAACCCTTAAATATCAGCTTTTCGAAGATAAAAATGAGAACCCAACGCTTGTCGATGTTAAATTCAAAGCATTATCTGCAGAAAAAACAAAGATTACATGGTATGTTCATACCCCTAAACTTTCTGTGCTAAGGAGAGTGGAGAATTTCTGGACGGAGGACCGTTTTACAGAAAATATCGATAAAAGTATGGCCAACCTTAAGAACGTTCTCGGAAATAAGGTGGAAAAAGATAACCAGATGGCTGCAATAAAATACGATAGCTTAATGGTAGAAAATGAAGAGGAAAAGTTATTGCTGGGAATTAATGTAAGCACCTCCAACAAGAAAGATGCTTTGTACAAAAACATCGTTATGAACTACAATAAAGTTTACAATTATGTAAGCATGGATCTTGGAAAAAAAGAGGATGAATTCGGGTTTCCCATCCTGATCACTGACGCCGATAATTATAAAGATAAGGAGGTTTCCTATTTCCTGGGGATACCATTGTCAAAAAAGATAGGAGTTACAGATAATAACTTTAGTTTCAGATCTGTAAACCCTACGCAGAATTATGTGATGTATTACAAAGGACCTTATGCCGGAAGAGTAAAAGCAATTCAGCAATTGATTCAAAAAGCAAAGAAAGATGAGATGCGTTTTGGTGATATTCGTCAGGTTTTTATGGAGCGCCCGATGGATGATCAGGACGTGAACATGAAGCTTTCCCTATCTGTCTTTAAGTAA
- the apaG gene encoding Co2+/Mg2+ efflux protein ApaG yields the protein MFSKITSNIKVSVIPEYDSKNSYPSENRYVFKYNITIENDGGFPIKILKRKWLIFDVGFGYTEIIGDGVIGLTPEISTGENFGYFSNVMLRSGVGNMSGKYLVKNMETQESFEIDIPKFNLLSEVLSN from the coding sequence ATGTTTTCAAAAATAACTTCTAATATCAAAGTTTCAGTCATACCTGAATATGATAGTAAAAACAGTTACCCCTCAGAAAACCGTTATGTTTTTAAGTATAATATAACCATAGAAAACGACGGTGGTTTTCCCATTAAGATTCTGAAAAGAAAATGGTTAATCTTCGATGTAGGTTTCGGATATACTGAGATCATCGGAGATGGGGTAATCGGATTAACTCCGGAGATCTCAACAGGTGAAAATTTCGGTTATTTCTCTAACGTAATGCTTCGGTCAGGAGTAGGGAATATGAGCGGAAAATACCTGGTTAAAAACATGGAAACTCAGGAAAGTTTTGAAATAGACATTCCTAAATTCAACCTGCTTTCAGAAGTATTGAGCAATTAG
- a CDS encoding lysophospholipid acyltransferase family protein — translation MNFLIKILYLISKLPLKILYIFSDIIFFLNYYIVGYRKNVITQNLTRSFPLKSKKEIAEIRKKFYRNFSDYLVETVKSFSISQTEARVRMQHINQDVFHEVQKEGKNVILLAGHVFNWEWINALATIVPQKNCHPVYRKVNSEFWENQMKKVRNKFGNKALEANEVILNIFRSKNDGDSIYMFVADQTPHVSHVNYGLEFLDQRTPVFIGYDKLATRMDLAFIYCEMKKVKRGFYQVNYHRIYPDSEKFVEHEVVKKFHKLLENTLHKRPDNYLWSHRKWKYQDSIKHFDSEKE, via the coding sequence ATGAATTTCCTGATCAAGATACTATACCTGATTTCTAAGCTCCCGTTGAAAATATTATATATTTTTTCGGATATCATTTTCTTTTTAAACTACTACATTGTAGGTTATAGAAAAAATGTAATCACCCAGAATCTAACCAGATCTTTTCCCCTGAAATCAAAAAAAGAGATCGCAGAGATAAGAAAAAAATTCTATCGTAACTTTTCAGACTACCTGGTAGAAACTGTAAAATCCTTTAGTATTTCACAAACAGAGGCCAGGGTAAGGATGCAGCATATCAATCAGGATGTATTTCATGAAGTCCAAAAGGAAGGAAAAAATGTTATTTTATTGGCCGGACATGTTTTTAACTGGGAATGGATTAATGCATTGGCTACTATCGTTCCTCAGAAAAACTGCCATCCTGTATACCGCAAAGTAAACAGTGAATTCTGGGAAAACCAGATGAAAAAGGTCCGGAATAAATTCGGAAATAAGGCGTTGGAAGCCAATGAGGTTATTCTCAATATTTTCAGGAGTAAAAATGATGGCGACTCCATTTATATGTTCGTTGCCGATCAAACACCTCATGTTTCTCATGTCAACTACGGATTGGAATTCCTGGACCAGAGAACCCCAGTATTTATAGGATATGATAAGTTGGCGACAAGAATGGACCTGGCTTTCATTTACTGTGAAATGAAAAAAGTAAAACGTGGTTTTTATCAGGTAAATTACCATAGAATTTATCCGGACAGTGAAAAGTTTGTTGAGCACGAGGTAGTAAAAAAGTTTCATAAATTACTGGAAAACACCCTTCATAAACGTCCCGACAACTACCTTTGGTCACACAGGAAGTGGAAATATCAGGACTCTATTAAACACTTTGATTCAGAAAAAGAATAA
- a CDS encoding 3'-5' exonuclease yields the protein MDFCAIDFETATNDRSSACELGVCIVQDSKIVETKTWLIKPPSFPYFSRFNVAVHGIEPEDVKDAPTFDEIWYEVEEMMYGTLMIAHNAGFDAGVLRGCLKHYGIFTPKLNYLCSIQLAKKSWNYLPRYGLKHLSEYHQISLNHHRAGDDAEACAKISLLAFEKLFLSTNEEIYDYLRSKIKQL from the coding sequence ATGGATTTTTGTGCAATAGATTTTGAAACGGCAACCAACGACAGAAGCTCTGCTTGTGAACTTGGAGTCTGTATTGTTCAGGATTCCAAGATTGTTGAAACCAAAACCTGGCTTATTAAACCACCCAGTTTTCCTTATTTTAGCCGATTTAATGTTGCGGTTCACGGTATAGAACCAGAAGATGTAAAGGATGCTCCTACTTTTGATGAAATCTGGTATGAAGTGGAAGAAATGATGTATGGAACGCTTATGATTGCTCATAATGCAGGCTTTGATGCAGGGGTCTTAAGAGGGTGCCTTAAACATTATGGTATATTCACACCAAAACTGAATTATTTATGCAGTATTCAGCTGGCAAAAAAGTCCTGGAATTATCTCCCTAGGTATGGATTAAAACATCTGTCAGAATATCATCAGATCAGCCTTAATCACCATAGGGCTGGAGATGATGCCGAAGCTTGTGCTAAAATCTCTTTATTAGCCTTTGAAAAGTTATTTCTAAGTACAAATGAAGAAATTTATGATTACCTGCGGTCTAAAATCAAACAACTCTGA